A region of Bifidobacterium adolescentis ATCC 15703 DNA encodes the following proteins:
- the glgX gene encoding glycogen debranching protein GlgX yields the protein MQIRPGSMYPLGASYDGAGVNFALFSQVAQKVELCLFDEEDRETRVEMTEQNSYVWHNYLPGIQPGQRYGYRVYGPYDPAKGLRCNPNKLLLDPYAKAIEGNIDGDESLYSYWFKSPEDVTSMNTLDSAPHTMKSAVVNPYFDWGNDQHPNISYHDSVIYEAHVRGMTNLNLDVPPDIRGTYAGLAYPSVIEYLRKLGVTAIELMPIHQFVNDSFLQEKGLSNYWGYNTIGFFAPHNAYSSSGQRGEQVNEFKSMVKAYHRAGMEVILDVVYNHTAEGNNLGPTLSFKGIDNGAYYRLVDNDRRHYFDTTGTGNSLLMRSPHALQLITDSLRYWVTEMHVDGFRFDLAATLARQFQEVDKLSAFFDIVEQDPVISRVKLIAEPWDLGSGGYQVGGFPSSWSEWNGRYRDCVRDFWRSQPSTLPEFASRLMGSSDLYQMNGRRPVASVNFITAHDGFTMNDLVSYNEKHNDANGEGNRDGESNNRSWNCGVEGPTTIKDVNDLRQQQMRNMFATLLCSQGIPMICGGDEVARTQQGNNNAYCQDNAISWTNWDLDDSQKDLLEFVSKLIHLRLEHPVLHRRRFFTGREPGDPDDKIPQVEWMDHTGSIMDMEDWSNTHAFSVMIYLNGSDIPEADWYGNQMVDNNFILIFNAHYEPIMFTLPDERYGKKWRLVVDTHNPKGPELNYEAGFAITAQSRSFLLLMSDRKPTTKNYDF from the coding sequence ATGCAAATCAGACCTGGATCGATGTATCCACTCGGTGCGAGCTACGACGGCGCCGGCGTGAATTTCGCCCTCTTCTCTCAAGTGGCCCAGAAAGTCGAGCTTTGTCTTTTCGATGAGGAAGATCGTGAGACCCGAGTGGAAATGACGGAGCAGAACTCCTACGTATGGCATAACTATCTGCCGGGAATACAACCCGGGCAACGGTACGGCTATCGTGTGTACGGTCCGTATGATCCAGCAAAGGGCCTGCGGTGCAACCCGAACAAGTTGCTGCTCGACCCGTACGCCAAAGCCATCGAGGGAAACATCGACGGTGACGAAAGCCTCTATTCGTATTGGTTCAAAAGCCCTGAGGACGTCACCAGCATGAATACGCTGGATTCCGCGCCGCATACCATGAAATCGGCCGTGGTCAATCCGTATTTCGACTGGGGCAACGACCAACATCCGAACATCTCCTACCATGATTCGGTAATCTACGAAGCCCATGTGCGTGGCATGACCAATCTCAACCTGGACGTGCCGCCGGACATCCGTGGAACCTACGCGGGCCTCGCATATCCATCGGTCATCGAATATCTGAGGAAGCTCGGCGTCACCGCCATCGAACTTATGCCGATCCACCAGTTCGTCAACGACAGCTTCCTGCAGGAAAAAGGCCTGAGCAACTACTGGGGCTACAACACCATCGGCTTCTTCGCGCCTCATAACGCGTACTCAAGCTCCGGACAACGCGGCGAGCAGGTCAACGAATTCAAATCCATGGTCAAGGCCTACCATCGCGCCGGCATGGAAGTGATCCTCGACGTGGTGTACAACCACACCGCCGAAGGCAACAACCTCGGCCCGACCCTAAGCTTCAAAGGCATCGACAACGGTGCCTACTACCGTCTGGTCGACAACGACCGACGCCACTACTTCGACACGACCGGCACCGGCAACTCCCTGCTGATGCGCTCGCCGCACGCGCTGCAGCTCATCACGGACAGCCTGCGCTACTGGGTCACCGAAATGCATGTCGATGGTTTCCGATTCGATCTTGCGGCCACGCTGGCCCGCCAATTCCAGGAAGTCGACAAGCTGTCCGCCTTCTTCGACATCGTCGAACAGGATCCGGTCATCTCCCGTGTCAAGCTCATCGCCGAACCTTGGGATTTGGGTTCCGGCGGCTATCAGGTGGGCGGCTTCCCGTCCAGCTGGTCCGAATGGAACGGCCGCTACCGTGATTGCGTGCGTGACTTCTGGCGTTCGCAACCATCGACGCTACCGGAATTCGCCAGCCGTCTGATGGGCAGCTCCGACCTGTATCAGATGAACGGCCGCCGTCCGGTGGCTTCCGTGAACTTCATCACCGCACATGATGGCTTCACCATGAACGATTTGGTGAGCTACAACGAGAAGCATAACGACGCCAACGGCGAAGGCAATAGGGATGGCGAAAGCAACAACCGTTCCTGGAACTGCGGTGTCGAAGGCCCGACCACCATCAAGGACGTCAACGACCTGCGGCAACAGCAGATGCGCAACATGTTCGCGACGTTGCTGTGCAGTCAGGGCATTCCGATGATCTGCGGCGGCGATGAGGTGGCACGCACGCAACAGGGCAACAACAATGCCTATTGCCAGGACAACGCCATTTCATGGACCAATTGGGATCTTGACGATAGTCAGAAGGATTTGCTTGAGTTCGTTTCGAAGCTGATTCATCTGCGACTCGAGCACCCGGTGCTCCACCGTCGTCGTTTCTTCACCGGCCGCGAGCCAGGAGACCCGGACGATAAGATTCCGCAGGTCGAATGGATGGACCACACCGGTTCCATCATGGACATGGAAGATTGGTCCAATACCCACGCGTTCTCGGTGATGATCTATCTGAACGGTTCCGATATTCCGGAAGCCGACTGGTATGGCAACCAGATGGTGGACAATAACTTCATCCTGATTTTCAACGCGCATTACGAGCCGATTATGTTCACCTTGCCGGACGAGCGGTATGGCAAGAAATGGCGTCTGGTCGTTGACACGCATAATCCGAAGGGTCCGGAACTCAACTATGAGGCCGGCTTCGCGATCACGGCGCAGTCGAGAAGCTTCCTGTTGCTGATGAGCGATAGAAAGCCCACCACAAAGAACTACGATTTCTGA
- a CDS encoding DUF4234 domain-containing protein yields MTSPQQPQPYVPVPQPQQPNAAVPQPQLYASASQQYYPPAAQQPQPMAPVPVPAGTALRTKRGLLKFVLLGLITFGIYDIWQMSEVGETLNLIATRRDGKRTMHYCLMFFIVGWLTFGIGWLVWNHRLSARIGTEQAARHLPVTVTAATYWLWSVLGTLIIVGPLVYTYKILHAMNDLSADYNMCGI; encoded by the coding sequence ATGACATCGCCACAGCAACCACAGCCATATGTGCCTGTGCCGCAACCCCAACAACCGAATGCGGCCGTGCCGCAGCCGCAGCTCTACGCGTCCGCATCACAGCAATATTATCCGCCTGCCGCTCAACAGCCTCAGCCAATGGCTCCGGTTCCCGTTCCGGCGGGAACGGCGTTGCGTACCAAACGCGGCCTGCTCAAATTCGTGCTGCTTGGTCTCATCACTTTCGGCATCTACGACATTTGGCAGATGAGTGAGGTTGGGGAAACCTTGAACCTGATCGCCACGCGTCGCGACGGCAAGCGCACCATGCACTATTGCCTCATGTTCTTCATTGTCGGCTGGCTGACTTTCGGCATCGGCTGGCTTGTCTGGAACCATCGTCTCAGCGCTCGAATCGGCACCGAACAGGCCGCCCGGCATTTGCCGGTGACCGTGACGGCCGCGACATACTGGCTATGGAGCGTTCTCGGCACGTTGATCATCGTCGGGCCGTTGGTCTACACATACAAGATCCTGCATGCCATGAATGATCTGAGCGCCGACTACAACATGTGTGGCATCTGA
- the aroA gene encoding 3-phosphoshikimate 1-carboxyvinyltransferase has product MGRMEALQENLWPAPYAGKPLNATVVVPGSKSLSNRYLILAALGSEPVRLVGLLRSRDTELMMEALRALGVRCEVDVETDTTVTVTPPADGHFHGNAKIYCGLAGTVMRFVPGLAMFADGPVDFDGDEQAYARPMKPVLDGLRQLGATIEYHGEEGRLPFTITPPAFDSAVRETPNVVSIDSSGSSQFISGLLLIGSRVPGGLELHHTGKKTPSLPHIRMTVADLKSAGVDAIADEDVHVWGVAPGTVQLPGQVTVEPDLSNAAPFLGAALIAGGTVRVPHWPETTTQPGGLLPGYLERMGAQVSFPEKNGIRYCEVTGGHAINGLGDFDLTAAGEIAPSLAAILAFADKPTNMIGIGHLRGHETNRLEALVNEITRIGGEARELPDGLKITPVSAGCLRPAVMETYADHRMATFAAMLGLRIKGIQVENIAATAKTLPNFVNMWNDMLS; this is encoded by the coding sequence ATGGGTCGCATGGAAGCACTTCAAGAGAACCTATGGCCGGCACCGTATGCCGGCAAACCGCTCAACGCCACTGTGGTGGTGCCGGGTAGCAAATCCCTGTCGAACCGGTATCTCATTCTCGCGGCTCTCGGATCGGAGCCGGTGCGTTTGGTAGGGCTGCTGCGCTCGCGTGACACCGAGCTGATGATGGAGGCGTTACGTGCGCTTGGCGTCCGCTGTGAGGTTGATGTCGAAACTGATACGACGGTAACGGTGACGCCGCCAGCGGATGGCCACTTCCATGGCAATGCGAAAATTTACTGCGGACTTGCCGGCACGGTGATGCGTTTCGTGCCGGGACTTGCGATGTTCGCCGATGGTCCCGTCGATTTCGATGGCGATGAGCAGGCATATGCCCGCCCGATGAAACCGGTGTTGGATGGCTTGCGGCAGTTGGGTGCGACCATTGAATACCACGGTGAAGAAGGCCGTCTGCCGTTCACAATCACTCCGCCCGCATTTGATTCGGCCGTGCGCGAAACGCCGAATGTGGTCTCCATCGATTCGTCCGGCTCTTCGCAGTTCATTTCCGGCCTGTTGCTGATCGGCTCGCGTGTGCCAGGCGGCCTTGAGCTGCACCATACGGGGAAAAAGACTCCAAGCCTGCCGCATATCCGAATGACGGTGGCCGATCTTAAAAGTGCTGGTGTGGATGCGATTGCAGATGAAGACGTTCATGTCTGGGGAGTCGCTCCGGGAACGGTTCAACTACCCGGACAGGTGACGGTCGAACCGGATTTGTCGAATGCCGCTCCGTTCCTGGGCGCCGCGTTGATCGCCGGCGGAACCGTGCGTGTGCCGCATTGGCCGGAAACCACCACGCAACCTGGTGGTTTGCTGCCGGGGTATCTTGAACGCATGGGAGCGCAAGTGTCTTTCCCGGAAAAGAACGGCATCCGTTATTGCGAAGTCACAGGTGGACATGCCATCAACGGTTTGGGTGATTTCGATCTGACCGCTGCCGGTGAAATCGCGCCATCGCTTGCTGCGATTCTGGCTTTCGCCGACAAACCGACCAATATGATCGGCATCGGCCATTTACGCGGACACGAGACGAACCGTCTTGAGGCGTTGGTCAATGAAATCACGCGTATTGGGGGAGAAGCTCGTGAATTGCCGGATGGATTGAAGATAACGCCCGTATCCGCGGGCTGCCTTCGACCGGCCGTGATGGAGACTTATGCCGATCATCGCATGGCCACGTTCGCTGCGATGCTTGGTTTGCGCATCAAAGGCATCCAAGTGGAGAACATCGCCGCCACGGCAAAAACCTTGCCGAATTTCGTGAATATGTGGAACGACATGCTTTCCTGA
- the guaA gene encoding glutamine-hydrolyzing GMP synthase, translated as MAAGPVLVVDFGAQYAQLIARRVREANVYSELVPHSMPVDEMLAKDPQAIILSGGPASVFEPGAPRVDKKLFDAGVPVLGICYGFQAMAYALGADVDKAALGEYGKTETTIDKAEGLLDGSPAEQSTWMSHGVAVKTAPEGFEVLAHTEGAPVAAMQDESRKLYGVQWHPEVKHTPMGQKLIENFLHKCAGLGDNWNASNIIEDQVKKIREKVGDAQVICGLSGGVDSAVAAALVHKAIGEQLTCVFVDHGLLRKGEAEQVKHDFVEATGIKLIAVDASEDFLTALKGVSEPEKKRKIIGEKFIRTFEKAQRQVIEEAGASGKEVKFLVQGTLYPDVVESGGGDGAANIKSHHNVGGLPKDIKFQLIEPLRTLFKDEVRAIGTELGLPDEIVWRQPFPGPGLGIRIIGEITKERLDLLREADAIAREELSKAGLDRDIWQCPVVLLADVHSVGVQGDERTYGSPIVLRPVSSEDAMTADWSRIPYDVLATISTRITNECRQINRVVLDCTSKPPATIEWE; from the coding sequence ATGGCTGCAGGTCCTGTGCTCGTTGTCGATTTCGGAGCCCAGTACGCCCAGCTGATCGCACGTCGCGTGCGTGAGGCCAATGTTTATTCGGAGCTCGTGCCGCATTCCATGCCGGTCGATGAGATGCTGGCCAAGGATCCGCAGGCCATCATCCTGTCCGGTGGCCCCGCTTCCGTGTTCGAACCGGGCGCTCCGCGCGTCGACAAGAAGCTGTTCGACGCGGGCGTTCCGGTGCTCGGCATCTGCTACGGCTTCCAAGCCATGGCATACGCGTTGGGCGCGGATGTCGACAAGGCCGCCCTGGGCGAATACGGCAAAACGGAAACCACCATCGACAAGGCGGAGGGTCTGCTCGACGGCTCTCCCGCAGAGCAAAGCACGTGGATGAGCCATGGCGTGGCCGTCAAGACCGCGCCGGAAGGCTTCGAAGTGCTCGCCCACACCGAAGGCGCACCGGTCGCCGCCATGCAGGACGAGTCCCGCAAACTGTACGGCGTGCAGTGGCATCCGGAAGTCAAGCACACTCCGATGGGCCAGAAGCTCATCGAGAACTTCCTGCACAAGTGCGCCGGCCTCGGCGATAACTGGAACGCGTCCAACATCATCGAGGACCAGGTCAAGAAAATCCGCGAGAAGGTCGGCGACGCCCAGGTGATTTGCGGCCTGTCCGGCGGCGTCGACTCCGCCGTCGCGGCGGCTCTGGTGCATAAGGCCATCGGCGAGCAGCTCACCTGCGTGTTCGTGGACCACGGTCTGCTGCGCAAGGGCGAGGCCGAGCAGGTCAAACATGATTTCGTCGAGGCCACCGGCATCAAGCTCATCGCCGTGGACGCCTCCGAAGACTTCCTCACCGCCCTGAAGGGTGTGAGCGAGCCGGAGAAGAAGCGCAAGATCATCGGAGAGAAGTTCATCCGCACGTTCGAGAAGGCCCAGCGTCAGGTCATCGAAGAGGCCGGTGCCTCCGGCAAGGAAGTCAAATTCCTCGTGCAGGGCACGCTGTATCCGGACGTCGTAGAGTCCGGCGGCGGCGATGGCGCGGCCAACATCAAATCGCACCACAATGTGGGCGGCCTGCCGAAGGACATCAAATTCCAGCTCATCGAGCCACTGCGCACCCTGTTCAAGGATGAGGTGCGCGCCATTGGCACCGAACTCGGTCTGCCGGATGAGATTGTCTGGCGTCAGCCATTCCCGGGTCCGGGTCTCGGCATCCGCATCATCGGCGAAATCACCAAGGAACGTCTTGACTTGCTGCGCGAAGCTGATGCCATCGCACGTGAGGAGCTTTCCAAGGCCGGCCTCGACCGCGACATCTGGCAGTGCCCGGTCGTGCTGCTTGCCGACGTGCATTCCGTGGGCGTGCAGGGTGACGAACGCACCTACGGCTCGCCAATCGTGTTGCGTCCGGTGTCGTCCGAAGACGCCATGACCGCCGACTGGTCGCGTATCCCGTACGACGTGCTCGCCACCATCTCGACGCGTATTACCAACGAATGCCGTCAGATCAACCGCGTGGTGCTTGACTGCACTTCCAAGCCGCCGGCAACCATCGAATGGGAGTGA